The following proteins are encoded in a genomic region of Paenibacillus sp. FSL H3-0469:
- a CDS encoding citrate transporter, which produces MDVANVVIGFIMVLSFFGLVWYCVKGYNLMVGFFVMSVLWTSIALIGNSIHPTSVMEGKTFIDVLTNVFQTGPENYGKAILVNIFFGAFFGRVLIDTGIAATLIRKVVELGGDKPRITMSLLCIVTAVIFTSMTGIGPVISIAVIVLPIMLSLGIPSPIALFSFMGSIMAGIFGNIVNFKQYQAIFATANESYASYDYNTYFKFGMIAMAVSLIVVLVVSNVMMNRKLSRAWAATPDSGATVDAPAISWISIILPVVGVVVLKVPIIFGFIFAALFALLTCGKLKGGFASVCRMLSKQFADGAIDVAPMIGFLLTLSMFNNAATYASPYFKTLLDGAMPQTALLLCIVFAILTPLGFFRGPMNLVGSGSAILAVVVATAAWPVQFLYPLFAITTVAPQHLDVTQSWVAWGFGYTKVPAKEYMKMSIPTGWIIGIILCAIVFFMYGNLV; this is translated from the coding sequence GTGGATGTGGCTAATGTTGTAATCGGTTTCATTATGGTCTTATCTTTTTTTGGATTGGTGTGGTATTGCGTCAAGGGGTATAACCTCATGGTTGGCTTCTTCGTCATGTCGGTGCTGTGGACCTCGATTGCCCTGATCGGAAATAGCATTCATCCTACCTCCGTGATGGAGGGCAAAACCTTCATTGACGTCCTGACCAACGTGTTCCAGACGGGGCCTGAGAATTACGGGAAGGCGATACTGGTTAATATTTTCTTCGGCGCCTTCTTCGGCAGAGTCCTGATCGACACCGGGATTGCCGCTACACTGATCCGTAAGGTCGTAGAGCTTGGAGGAGACAAACCAAGAATTACCATGTCCCTGCTGTGTATCGTTACCGCTGTAATCTTCACCTCCATGACCGGTATCGGTCCGGTCATCTCCATTGCTGTCATCGTGCTGCCGATCATGCTGTCACTCGGGATTCCTTCACCGATTGCCTTGTTCTCCTTCATGGGCTCGATCATGGCGGGGATCTTCGGGAACATCGTGAACTTTAAGCAATATCAGGCGATATTTGCAACAGCCAACGAAAGCTATGCCAGCTACGACTATAATACATATTTCAAATTCGGCATGATTGCGATGGCAGTATCTCTGATCGTAGTGCTGGTGGTCTCTAATGTGATGATGAACCGGAAGCTCTCCCGGGCCTGGGCGGCCACACCGGATAGCGGAGCTACTGTTGATGCACCTGCCATCTCCTGGATCTCGATCATTCTGCCGGTAGTGGGTGTGGTAGTGCTCAAGGTGCCGATTATTTTCGGCTTTATCTTCGCAGCCCTGTTCGCCCTGCTGACCTGCGGCAAGCTGAAGGGTGGTTTTGCAAGCGTTTGCAGAATGCTGTCGAAGCAGTTCGCAGACGGAGCGATCGATGTGGCGCCGATGATCGGGTTCTTGCTCACGCTGTCGATGTTCAACAATGCGGCCACCTATGCTTCCCCTTATTTCAAAACCCTGCTTGACGGCGCAATGCCCCAGACCGCGCTGCTCTTGTGTATTGTATTCGCCATCCTGACACCGCTCGGCTTCTTCCGCGGCCCGATGAACCTCGTCGGTTCGGGTTCGGCCATCCTGGCCGTCGTGGTGGCAACCGCTGCCTGGCCGGTCCAATTCCTCTATCCGCTGTTCGCCATTACTACCGTTGCACCGCAGCATTTGGACGTTACACAGTCCTGGGTGGCCTGGGGCTTCGGCTATACGAAGGTTCCGGCCAAGGAATACATGAAGATGTCGATTCCTACCGGCTGGATCATCGGGATTATCCTCTGCGCGATCGTATTCTTCATGTACGGAAATTTGGTGTAG
- a CDS encoding hydantoinase/oxoprolinase family protein, producing MSTMVRMGIDVGGTHTKAVAIDNATHEIIGKSSVKTTHDHATGVAAGVVKCFMNCLEENNIRPEDVVFVAHSTTQATNALIEGDIAQVGIIGLAKGGLEGWLAKRQTRLQNIDLGNGKEIKIYNSFLNVKKMSEASVLSVIDDLKQQGAQVIVPSMAFGVDNGRPEELVYIEAEKKGMPTTMASDITKLYGLTRRTRTAAINASILPKMLDTANSTEKSVREAGVHVPLMIMRGDGGVMEISEMKKRPVLTMLSGPAASVMGSLMYLRASNGVYFEVGGTTTNIGVIKNGRPAIDYSIVGGHPTYVNSLDVRVLGVAGGSMIRANKSGVVDVGPRSAHIGGLDYSVFTDPDKIKGAQVEFFSPKPGDPADYVAVRLENGERVTITNSCAANVLGLVKPEHFSYGNVEAARRAMQALADYCGMTVEDIAKQIMEKAYAKIEPIILALAEKYKLEKDQISLVGVGGGAASLIVYFSEKMGLKYSIPENAEVISSIGVALSMVRDVVERIIPSPSKEVIAALKMEAMNKAIQSGATPESIEIHIDIDPQTSKVTAIATGSTEVKTTELLKECDEEELRELAAQDMRIPLERTKLLEKTRYVSIFGERMDKAGEAGPVRILDTKGFIKVQRGRAMALKTTAGDYLSAVKQLWEAMAVYQTELIARPDFYLCIGARVMDFTASDFEQLELLMDIEVSTFEPDTEIVVVAANIKQS from the coding sequence ATGAGTACAATGGTTAGAATGGGAATCGATGTGGGGGGAACCCATACCAAGGCAGTGGCGATTGACAATGCGACCCATGAGATTATCGGGAAATCATCGGTCAAGACGACGCATGATCATGCCACAGGCGTAGCCGCAGGTGTGGTGAAATGCTTCATGAATTGCCTGGAGGAGAACAATATCCGTCCTGAGGATGTGGTGTTCGTGGCCCACAGTACCACGCAGGCTACGAATGCGCTGATCGAGGGCGATATTGCCCAGGTGGGCATCATCGGCCTGGCGAAGGGCGGTCTGGAAGGCTGGCTCGCCAAGCGGCAGACCCGGCTTCAGAATATCGATCTGGGCAACGGCAAGGAGATCAAGATCTACAATAGCTTCCTGAATGTTAAAAAAATGTCCGAAGCCTCCGTGCTTTCGGTCATCGATGATTTGAAGCAGCAGGGGGCACAGGTGATTGTGCCTTCGATGGCTTTTGGCGTAGATAACGGGCGGCCCGAGGAACTGGTCTATATCGAAGCGGAGAAAAAAGGCATGCCGACCACCATGGCCTCCGACATCACAAAATTATACGGGCTGACCCGGAGAACCCGGACGGCTGCGATTAATGCAAGTATTCTGCCGAAGATGCTGGATACCGCCAATTCCACAGAGAAGTCGGTGCGGGAGGCCGGGGTTCATGTTCCCCTGATGATTATGAGAGGCGACGGCGGCGTTATGGAGATCAGTGAGATGAAGAAGCGGCCTGTGCTGACGATGCTGTCGGGCCCGGCGGCCTCAGTCATGGGCTCATTGATGTATCTTAGAGCGTCTAACGGGGTGTATTTCGAGGTCGGCGGTACGACAACCAATATCGGTGTGATCAAAAACGGCCGTCCGGCCATCGACTATTCCATCGTCGGCGGTCATCCGACCTATGTCAATTCCCTGGATGTACGGGTGCTCGGCGTAGCCGGCGGGTCCATGATCCGGGCGAACAAGAGCGGAGTGGTCGATGTCGGACCCAGATCGGCGCATATCGGCGGACTGGATTATTCCGTATTCACCGATCCGGATAAGATCAAGGGAGCTCAGGTCGAATTCTTTTCTCCAAAGCCGGGTGATCCTGCTGATTATGTGGCGGTCCGGCTGGAAAACGGGGAACGGGTGACGATCACGAACTCCTGTGCGGCGAATGTGCTGGGACTGGTGAAGCCGGAGCATTTCTCCTACGGGAATGTGGAAGCGGCCAGAAGAGCGATGCAGGCATTGGCGGATTACTGCGGAATGACGGTAGAGGATATTGCCAAGCAGATCATGGAGAAGGCGTATGCGAAGATCGAGCCGATCATCCTGGCGCTGGCCGAGAAATACAAGCTGGAGAAGGATCAGATCTCCCTGGTAGGTGTTGGCGGCGGAGCGGCTTCGCTGATTGTCTATTTTTCCGAGAAAATGGGCCTGAAGTACAGCATCCCCGAGAATGCAGAGGTTATCTCTTCGATAGGGGTTGCTCTGTCGATGGTCCGGGACGTTGTAGAGCGGATTATTCCGTCTCCGTCGAAGGAAGTGATTGCTGCCCTCAAGATGGAAGCCATGAACAAGGCCATCCAGAGCGGGGCTACACCGGAGAGCATCGAGATTCATATCGATATTGATCCGCAGACCTCCAAGGTGACAGCTATCGCGACCGGTTCTACTGAAGTGAAGACGACCGAGCTGTTGAAGGAATGTGATGAGGAAGAGCTGCGGGAGCTGGCTGCCCAGGATATGCGTATCCCGCTTGAACGGACCAAGCTGCTGGAGAAGACCCGGTATGTCAGTATTTTCGGCGAAAGGATGGATAAAGCCGGTGAAGCCGGTCCGGTCCGCATCCTGGACACCAAGGGCTTCATCAAAGTGCAGAGGGGCCGGGCAATGGCGCTTAAGACCACTGCGGGTGATTACCTGAGCGCGGTTAAGCAGCTGTGGGAGGCAATGGCTGTGTATCAGACGGAGCTGATTGCAAGACCTGACTTTTACCTGTGCATCGGTGCCCGTGTCATGGACTTTACCGCATCGGACTTCGAACAACTGGAGCTGCTGATGGATATTGAGGTATCCACCTTCGAGCCGGACACGGAGATCGTTGTCGTGGCGGCTAATATCAAGCAGAGCTAA
- a CDS encoding 2-dehydropantoate 2-reductase N-terminal domain-containing protein, which produces MSAEQNRILIFGAGVIGSIYAIKFMEAGYDVSLFARADRFRLLQEKGLQYNDKGTVRTVPVKVMDTLENDDIYDFIFVTVRYDRAESALLALKDNQSQNIVTMTNSPIGFSSWQGIVGDRLLPAFPGFGGQIKDGVLYARFMPKLLVATAFGEMNGAVTQRILKLAQVFQTAKLPYAIKKDMQAYLITHSVSDIALLGSLYGGKPEIAPVTPGTRQTARQITVTLKAYLKAIREAGVAVDPPVFNIVPKLPSFILDVLFIAWLRTKMVKDMLLPDYANAANQEVVQLEKDLTKFLSMQNG; this is translated from the coding sequence ATGTCAGCAGAGCAAAACAGAATTTTAATTTTCGGTGCAGGTGTCATCGGGAGTATTTATGCAATAAAGTTTATGGAAGCAGGATATGACGTTAGTCTGTTTGCACGTGCGGACAGGTTCAGACTTTTACAAGAAAAAGGCCTGCAATATAATGACAAAGGTACAGTCAGAACGGTTCCGGTGAAGGTCATGGATACGCTCGAAAATGACGATATATACGATTTTATTTTCGTTACCGTTCGTTATGACCGGGCCGAATCCGCATTGCTCGCGCTAAAAGATAATCAAAGCCAAAATATAGTTACGATGACCAATAGCCCGATTGGATTTTCTTCGTGGCAGGGGATTGTGGGGGATAGACTGTTACCGGCCTTTCCCGGCTTCGGCGGACAGATTAAAGATGGGGTCCTGTACGCCCGGTTCATGCCCAAGCTTCTAGTGGCTACCGCATTTGGAGAAATGAATGGCGCAGTGACGCAGCGCATCTTAAAGCTCGCACAAGTATTTCAAACCGCCAAGCTTCCCTACGCTATAAAAAAGGATATGCAGGCGTATCTAATCACTCATTCCGTATCAGACATTGCCTTGCTGGGCAGTTTGTATGGCGGCAAACCGGAGATTGCTCCTGTAACACCCGGAACCAGACAGACGGCACGCCAAATAACAGTTACTTTAAAAGCGTATCTAAAAGCAATCCGTGAGGCAGGTGTTGCTGTTGATCCGCCCGTTTTTAACATAGTCCCTAAGCTCCCAAGCTTCATCCTGGATGTTCTCTTCATTGCCTGGCTGCGCACCAAAATGGTTAAGGATATGCTGCTGCCGGATTATGCGAATGCTGCGAATCAGGAGGTTGTGCAGCTAGAGAAGGATCTGACAAAATTTCTATCTATGCAGAACGGCTGA
- a CDS encoding PadR family transcriptional regulator yields MTETAFYILLSLTKPRHGYGIIKHVEELSEGRLRLGSGTVYGTLTKMNKDGLITVFADEERKTVYEVSELGKEVMRAEIGRLKELHRNAVTSEEEFQ; encoded by the coding sequence ATGACAGAGACGGCCTTCTATATTCTATTGTCCTTAACCAAGCCGCGCCATGGATATGGAATTATTAAGCATGTGGAGGAATTGTCGGAAGGACGGCTCCGGCTGGGCTCCGGTACGGTATATGGAACCTTGACCAAAATGAACAAGGATGGACTGATTACCGTATTTGCCGATGAAGAGAGAAAGACGGTGTACGAGGTGTCTGAGCTGGGGAAGGAAGTCATGCGCGCTGAAATCGGCAGGTTAAAGGAACTTCACCGCAACGCCGTCACCAGTGAGGAGGAATTTCAATGA
- a CDS encoding DUF2812 domain-containing protein: MRTVFRPFWSYDLPGTEAWLADMAGKGWRVEEWSLLLRRFTFRQAEPIRLTYQLAYHSAKHSSMSPYLAAEGWSKRLQRGKWSLYENDRLLSQISAYPSRKDVLRRNRIISYLFMGILVYLLLIALIPLLVLGLTFNQDTPVRIQPSPLWAVTWAAAAGALALLVLAIYSIVKLRAASKVFLLNHQDLKKPPGPQKPAGTTMARMKPGWMYAPDRLEQWLEDKEKHGWNLYKVGFGGTLFHFSKGRPRRMTYHADYQVIADEGYFELHQEAGWTRLYSSPFSLQKWTLWSREEQNAAEQQEIYSDPVHRLKQARKIAISYTLLFLPMILLYSLNLSAFIDSMLRDGITASQAWNTSIMFLSILLFGSFAGRTWLYYRRLKQQ; encoded by the coding sequence ATGAGAACTGTATTTCGGCCCTTTTGGAGCTATGATCTGCCGGGGACAGAAGCCTGGTTGGCCGATATGGCCGGCAAGGGATGGCGTGTGGAAGAATGGAGCTTACTGCTGCGGCGCTTTACCTTCCGGCAGGCTGAGCCTATCCGGCTAACTTATCAGCTGGCTTATCATTCGGCCAAGCATTCATCCATGTCTCCTTATCTTGCCGCAGAGGGATGGAGCAAGCGGCTGCAGCGTGGAAAATGGAGTCTGTACGAGAATGACCGGCTGCTGTCACAGATTAGCGCCTATCCTTCACGTAAGGATGTCCTGAGGCGAAACCGTATCATCTCCTATCTTTTCATGGGAATCCTGGTGTATTTGCTGCTCATTGCCCTTATTCCACTGCTTGTACTAGGGCTCACCTTCAATCAGGATACTCCAGTCCGCATTCAGCCAAGTCCGCTGTGGGCCGTTACCTGGGCCGCAGCAGCGGGAGCCCTGGCCCTGCTTGTTCTTGCAATTTACTCTATAGTGAAGCTCCGGGCTGCCAGTAAGGTATTTCTGCTAAACCATCAGGACCTGAAGAAGCCTCCCGGACCGCAGAAGCCTGCCGGCACTACGATGGCGCGGATGAAGCCCGGCTGGATGTACGCCCCTGACCGGCTGGAGCAATGGCTGGAGGACAAAGAGAAGCACGGATGGAATCTCTATAAAGTAGGCTTCGGAGGAACGCTGTTCCATTTCAGCAAGGGCCGTCCGCGCCGCATGACCTATCACGCCGACTATCAGGTCATTGCCGATGAAGGGTATTTCGAGCTGCACCAGGAGGCTGGTTGGACGAGGCTCTACAGCTCTCCCTTCTCTCTGCAGAAATGGACCCTCTGGAGCCGGGAGGAGCAGAACGCTGCGGAGCAGCAGGAAATCTATAGTGATCCGGTCCACCGCCTGAAGCAGGCACGTAAAATCGCCATCAGCTATACCCTGCTGTTCCTGCCCATGATCCTGCTCTACAGCCTTAATCTGTCGGCCTTCATTGATAGCATGCTGCGGGACGGGATCACCGCATCCCAGGCGTGGAACACTTCAATTATGTTCCTGTCCATTCTGCTCTTCGGTTCGTTCGCGGGCAGAACGTGGCTATATTACCGGCGGCTCAAGCAGCAATAG
- a CDS encoding GntR family transcriptional regulator — MNNSNSLNDVTYNRIKEDIMNMTLEPGMDVSVQKLSERYGVSRTPVREAVVRLQQSGLVEIYPQRKTVVSKIDLQRVREEWFIRTSLESAVIDEFIRKCSELVADTMQELINKQKKYMDKKYFREFYIKDNRFHQLIFQTAGEELSWFTIEEVASHYNRIRLLYGKMEGVQPSDIDKHVKMVAATRKRDVEGMRKVVMEHSNTLLDRVQSMSKQYPQFF, encoded by the coding sequence ATGAATAACAGTAATTCACTGAATGATGTAACTTACAATAGAATAAAAGAAGACATCATGAATATGACGCTCGAGCCGGGAATGGATGTCAGTGTGCAGAAGCTGTCTGAACGCTATGGCGTCAGCCGGACGCCGGTACGGGAAGCAGTGGTCCGCCTTCAACAGTCAGGACTGGTGGAAATATATCCTCAGCGCAAAACTGTAGTCTCTAAGATTGATCTGCAACGGGTCCGTGAGGAGTGGTTCATCCGCACCTCGCTTGAATCTGCGGTGATCGATGAGTTCATCCGCAAGTGCAGCGAGCTGGTAGCCGATACGATGCAGGAACTGATTAATAAGCAGAAGAAGTACATGGACAAGAAGTATTTCAGAGAATTCTATATTAAGGACAACCGGTTCCATCAGCTGATCTTTCAGACGGCCGGGGAGGAGTTATCCTGGTTCACCATCGAAGAGGTAGCATCCCATTACAATCGTATCCGTCTGCTCTACGGGAAGATGGAGGGGGTGCAGCCGTCCGATATCGATAAGCATGTGAAGATGGTGGCGGCGACCCGCAAGCGGGATGTGGAAGGGATGCGCAAGGTCGTGATGGAGCATTCCAATACACTGCTGGACCGGGTCCAGAGCATGTCGAAGCAGTACCCGCAATTCTTCTGA